One part of the Alkalidesulfovibrio alkalitolerans DSM 16529 genome encodes these proteins:
- the purE gene encoding 5-(carboxyamino)imidazole ribonucleotide mutase has protein sequence MSDAQPLVGLIMGSKSDWETMRHCADTLEALGIPFEARVVSAHRTPDLLFTYASQADSRGIQVIIAGAGGSAHLPGMAAAKTVLPVLGVPVPSRTLDGLDSLLSIVQMPKGIPVGTLALGKAGAINAALLAAGILGLQRPEFRDALMNYRRKQTEEVLAHPDPRVQT, from the coding sequence ATGAGTGATGCACAACCGCTTGTCGGGCTTATAATGGGCTCCAAATCGGATTGGGAAACGATGCGGCATTGCGCAGATACGTTAGAGGCTCTTGGCATACCTTTCGAGGCGCGAGTCGTATCGGCTCATCGCACGCCAGACTTGCTGTTCACCTATGCCTCGCAGGCTGATTCGCGCGGAATACAGGTTATAATCGCGGGCGCGGGTGGATCGGCACACTTGCCCGGCATGGCCGCAGCGAAAACCGTATTGCCGGTGCTCGGCGTGCCGGTACCATCTCGCACGCTGGACGGCTTGGATTCGCTCCTCTCCATCGTTCAGATGCCCAAGGGCATACCCGTAGGAACCTTGGCGCTAGGCAAGGCGGGAGCGATCAACGCGGCGTTGCTTGCAGCTGGCATCCTCGGCCTTCAGCGGCCGGAATTCCGCGACGCGCTCATGAATTATCGCCGAAAGCAAACCGAGGAGGTTCTCGCCCACCCAGATCCCAGGGTGCAAACATGA